A single window of Nocardioides kongjuensis DNA harbors:
- a CDS encoding adenine phosphoribosyltransferase has translation MTVRDDVRERAVEALTRLVRDIEDFPEPGIVFKDITPLLADPAGFGAVVEAMAAAGRDENGAVVVDKVVGMEARGFILAAPVALALGVGFAPVRKAGKLPHDTHQVDYALEYGEAVLELHRDAVAPGERVLLVDDVLATGGTAGATCDLVRRCGADPVGFAVLMELGFLDGRAALGEVPVHALQRI, from the coding sequence GTGACCGTTCGCGACGACGTCCGCGAACGCGCGGTCGAGGCCCTCACCCGGCTGGTCCGCGACATCGAGGACTTCCCCGAGCCCGGCATCGTCTTCAAGGACATCACGCCGCTGCTGGCCGACCCCGCCGGTTTCGGTGCGGTCGTCGAGGCGATGGCCGCGGCCGGCCGCGACGAGAACGGCGCCGTCGTCGTCGACAAGGTCGTCGGCATGGAGGCCCGCGGGTTCATCCTCGCGGCCCCCGTGGCGCTCGCCCTCGGCGTCGGCTTCGCGCCGGTCCGCAAGGCCGGCAAGCTGCCGCACGACACGCACCAGGTCGACTACGCCCTCGAGTACGGCGAGGCGGTGCTCGAGCTCCACCGGGACGCCGTCGCGCCGGGGGAGCGGGTGCTGCTCGTCGACGACGTGCTCGCCACCGGCGGCACCGCGGGAGCCACCTGCGACCTGGTCCGTCGTTGCGGCGCGGATCCGGTCGGGTTCGCCGTCCTGATGGAGCTGGGGTTCCTCGACGGTCGGGCCGCGCTCGGTGAGGTTCCCGTGCATGCGCTGCAGCGGATCTGA
- a CDS encoding RelA/SpoT family protein has product MTEERTTPRVPTAPTPVPSETGGGRGVRARLARMGSRSQVGNPVLEPLFRAVRANHPKADLQLLERAYLTAERLHADQKRKSGDPYITHPLAVTTILAGIGMTEPTLVAALLHDTVEDTPYTLEECRRDFGDEVALLVDGVTKLDKVVYGESANAETIRKMIVAMSRDIRVLVIKLADRLHNMRTLRFVKQSTQERKARETLDIYAPLAHRLGMNTIKWELEDLAFATLHPKIYDEIVRLVAERAPSRDSFLAEVISQVEKDLREAKIKATVTGRPKHYYSIYQKMIVGGRDFSDIYDLVGIRILVEEDRDCYGVLGVLHSRWNPVLGRFKDYVAMPKFNMYQSLHTTVIGPQGKPVEMQIRTFAMHRRAEYGVAAHWKYKEDGRAGNDTDKPGDLDDMSWVRQLLDWQSEVEDPGEFLESLRFEINQAETYVFTPRGDVIALPSGSTPVDFAYAVHTEVGNRTIGARVNGRLVPLESTLENGDVVEVFTSKAEGAGPSRDWLNFVKSQRARSKIRQWFTKERREEAIERGKDEIAKLMRKEGLPLKRLLSHDSLTLVASAFRLTDVSALYAAVGEGNLGAQTVVRKVIELHGGDEGAQEDLAEAVTITGRRGRPRRPTSGDAGVIVTGSPDVWVKLAKCCTPVPPDAILGFVTKGGGVSVHRKDCTNAASLLAQPEKLVDVEWAPTGQSTFLVNIQVEALDRSRLLSDITMVLSDAHVNILSANLTTSRDRTAKSRFTFEMADAKHLDTVLNAVRSVPGVFDAYRVTQ; this is encoded by the coding sequence ATGACCGAGGAGCGCACGACGCCACGGGTGCCGACGGCGCCGACCCCGGTCCCCAGCGAGACCGGCGGCGGACGCGGTGTCCGCGCCCGGCTGGCCCGGATGGGCAGCCGCAGCCAGGTCGGGAACCCGGTCCTCGAACCGCTGTTCCGCGCGGTCCGGGCCAACCACCCCAAGGCCGACCTCCAGCTGCTCGAGCGCGCCTACCTGACCGCCGAGCGGCTGCACGCCGACCAGAAGCGCAAGAGCGGCGACCCCTACATCACCCACCCGCTCGCGGTGACGACCATCCTCGCCGGCATCGGCATGACCGAGCCGACCCTGGTGGCCGCGCTGCTGCACGACACGGTCGAGGACACGCCGTACACCCTCGAGGAGTGCCGCCGCGACTTCGGTGACGAGGTCGCCCTGCTCGTCGACGGCGTCACCAAGCTCGACAAGGTCGTCTACGGCGAGTCCGCCAACGCCGAGACGATCCGCAAGATGATCGTCGCGATGTCGCGCGACATCCGGGTGCTGGTCATCAAGCTCGCCGACCGGCTCCACAACATGCGGACCCTGCGCTTCGTCAAGCAGTCCACGCAGGAGCGCAAGGCCCGCGAGACGCTCGACATCTATGCGCCGCTGGCCCACCGGCTCGGCATGAACACCATCAAGTGGGAGCTCGAGGACCTCGCCTTCGCGACCCTCCACCCGAAGATCTACGACGAGATCGTGCGGCTGGTCGCCGAGCGCGCGCCCTCGCGCGACTCGTTCCTCGCCGAGGTCATCTCCCAGGTCGAGAAGGACCTGCGCGAGGCCAAGATCAAGGCGACCGTCACCGGCCGGCCGAAGCACTACTACTCGATCTACCAGAAGATGATCGTCGGCGGCCGCGACTTCTCCGACATCTACGACCTCGTCGGCATCCGCATCCTCGTCGAGGAGGACCGCGACTGCTACGGCGTCCTCGGTGTCCTCCACTCGCGGTGGAACCCGGTCCTGGGCCGGTTCAAGGACTACGTCGCGATGCCGAAGTTCAACATGTACCAGTCGCTGCACACGACGGTCATCGGTCCGCAGGGCAAGCCCGTCGAGATGCAGATCCGCACCTTCGCCATGCACCGACGGGCCGAGTACGGCGTCGCGGCGCACTGGAAGTACAAGGAGGACGGCCGGGCCGGCAACGACACCGACAAGCCCGGCGACCTCGACGACATGAGCTGGGTGCGTCAGCTCCTCGACTGGCAGAGCGAGGTCGAGGACCCGGGCGAGTTCCTCGAGTCCCTGCGCTTCGAGATCAACCAGGCCGAGACCTACGTCTTCACGCCGCGCGGCGACGTGATCGCGCTGCCGTCGGGCTCGACACCCGTGGACTTCGCGTACGCCGTGCACACCGAGGTCGGCAACCGCACCATCGGCGCCCGGGTCAACGGCCGCCTGGTGCCGCTCGAGTCGACCCTCGAGAACGGCGACGTGGTCGAGGTGTTCACCTCCAAGGCCGAGGGTGCGGGCCCGTCCCGCGACTGGCTGAACTTCGTCAAGTCGCAGCGCGCGCGCTCCAAGATCCGCCAGTGGTTCACCAAGGAGCGGCGCGAGGAGGCGATCGAGCGCGGGAAAGACGAGATCGCCAAGCTGATGCGCAAGGAGGGCCTGCCCCTCAAGCGGCTGCTGTCCCACGACTCGCTCACCCTGGTCGCCTCGGCGTTCCGGCTCACGGACGTCAGCGCGCTCTACGCCGCCGTCGGCGAGGGCAACCTCGGCGCGCAGACCGTCGTACGCAAGGTCATCGAGCTCCACGGCGGCGACGAGGGGGCCCAGGAGGACCTCGCCGAGGCCGTCACCATCACCGGTCGCCGCGGCCGCCCCCGCCGTCCGACGAGCGGCGACGCCGGCGTCATCGTGACCGGATCACCCGACGTCTGGGTCAAGCTCGCCAAGTGCTGCACCCCGGTCCCGCCCGACGCGATCCTCGGGTTCGTCACCAAGGGCGGGGGAGTCTCGGTGCACCGCAAGGACTGCACCAACGCCGCCAGCCTGCTCGCCCAGCCCGAGAAGCTGGTCGACGTCGAGTGGGCCCCCACCGGCCAGTCGACCTTCCTGGTCAACATCCAGGTCGAGGCCCTGGACCGCTCCCGGCTGCTCTCCGACATCACGATGGTGCTCTCGGACGCCCACGTGAACATCCTCTCGGCGAACCTGACCACCTCGCGCGACCGCACCGCCAAGTCCCGCTTCACCTTCGAGATGGCCGACGCCAAGCACCTCGACACGGTCCTCAACGCCGTCCGCTCCGTCCCCGGCGTGTTCGACGCCTACCGCGTCACCCAGTAG
- a CDS encoding DUF349 domain-containing protein has product MTTSDWGRVDDDGTVYVKTTDGERAVGQMPDATPEEALAFYTKRYENLALEVDLLHQRVLTGVLSPEEATSSVKLVREQLVDVHAVGDIAALVRKLDELGPVIATQRDARRAAKAQRVADARAEKERLAGEAEKIASGRDWRNGANRLRELLEEWKKLPRIDKAADDELWRRFSSARSAYTKARKSHFAEQDEKREGARVVKERLVAEAEALASSTDWGPTSGRYRDLMRDWKAAGPAPKAVDDELWRRFRGAQDTFFGARDAANAALDTEFAANAVVKEELLVEAEAIAAQLEASGDLAAAKTAFRAVAEKWDEAGKVPRDRIKDLEGRMRAVEQVIRRAEDDQWRRTDPEKSARADDMVSKLEAAIAEAEAKLDAARARGDEKKVRELEENLEGRRSFLEMAKKASADFS; this is encoded by the coding sequence GTGACTACCTCCGACTGGGGCCGCGTCGACGACGACGGCACCGTCTACGTGAAGACGACCGATGGCGAGCGAGCGGTCGGGCAGATGCCTGACGCGACACCCGAGGAGGCCCTGGCCTTCTACACCAAGCGGTACGAGAACCTCGCGCTCGAGGTGGACCTGCTCCACCAACGGGTGCTGACCGGCGTGCTGTCGCCCGAGGAGGCGACCTCATCGGTCAAGCTCGTGCGCGAGCAGCTCGTCGACGTCCACGCCGTCGGAGACATCGCCGCCCTGGTGCGCAAGCTCGACGAGCTCGGCCCGGTCATCGCCACCCAGCGCGACGCCCGGCGCGCCGCCAAGGCGCAGCGCGTCGCCGACGCGCGAGCCGAGAAGGAGCGACTCGCCGGCGAGGCCGAGAAGATCGCCTCCGGACGGGACTGGCGCAACGGCGCGAACCGGCTGCGCGAGCTGCTCGAGGAGTGGAAGAAGCTCCCCCGCATCGACAAGGCCGCCGACGACGAGTTGTGGCGCCGCTTCTCCTCCGCGCGCTCGGCGTACACGAAGGCACGCAAGTCGCACTTCGCCGAGCAGGACGAGAAGCGCGAGGGCGCCCGGGTCGTCAAGGAGCGCCTGGTCGCCGAGGCCGAGGCTCTCGCGTCGTCGACCGACTGGGGACCGACGTCGGGCCGCTACCGCGACCTGATGCGCGACTGGAAGGCAGCCGGCCCCGCTCCCAAGGCCGTCGACGACGAGCTCTGGCGCCGCTTCCGCGGCGCACAGGACACCTTCTTCGGCGCCCGCGACGCGGCCAACGCCGCCCTCGACACGGAGTTCGCCGCGAACGCCGTGGTCAAGGAGGAGCTGCTGGTGGAGGCCGAGGCGATCGCTGCTCAGCTCGAGGCCTCCGGGGACCTGGCCGCCGCCAAGACCGCGTTCCGCGCCGTCGCCGAGAAGTGGGACGAGGCGGGCAAGGTCCCGCGCGACCGGATCAAGGACCTCGAGGGCCGCATGCGCGCCGTCGAGCAGGTCATCCGCCGTGCCGAGGACGACCAGTGGCGTCGTACGGACCCCGAGAAGTCGGCCCGCGCCGACGACATGGTCTCCAAGCTCGAGGCCGCCATCGCCGAGGCCGAGGCCAAGCTCGACGCCGCCCGCGCCCGTGGTGACGAGAAGAAGGTCCGGGAGCTGGAGGAGAACCTCGAGGGGCGCCGGTCGTTCCTCGAGATGGCCAAGAAGGCGTCCGCCGACTTCAGCTGA